In the genome of Xyrauchen texanus isolate HMW12.3.18 chromosome 33, RBS_HiC_50CHRs, whole genome shotgun sequence, one region contains:
- the LOC127627262 gene encoding inward rectifier potassium channel 16-like yields the protein MNSDMVQYSGVKCSDDIPSVLTDDSYYTKKKRYVRKDGRCNMVVRHVPEQWLLWVTDIFTTLVEIRWRVMFLTFALSYILSWLLFGILFWIIALTHGDMKEPTNEPCMYEVRSFTAAFLFSLETQTTIGYGFRGMSENCMIAIIFVTIQDVISVFIDTFVIGVAVAKMASARKRAQTVGFSKCAVISLRDGHLCLSWRVVDFRKNHMVEGTAYAQLVQHMAHACGKIDISYKDLIIEESNIILATPTTIVHKISPDSPLYKVSLQDLRKENFELVMSFTYTDDCTGILHQSHTSYTPSEILWGQHFQEMIRVTRKNYRVDYALFNHTVKVLVPELSAENYDLKKCSPQPKHKPLHISSPTAAVELVNWNGLDAEKASTSSAVQEYKL from the coding sequence ATGAACTCAGACATGGTGCAGTACTCCGGAGTAAAGTGCAGTGATGACATACCTAGTGTGCTCACTGATGATAGCTACTACACAAAGAAGAAGCGATATGTGAGAAAAGATGGGAGATGTAACATGGTGGTGCGCCATGTTCCAGAGCAGTGGCTCCTCTGGGTCACTGACATCTTCACAACCCTGGTGGAGATCCGCTGGAGGGTCATGTTCTTGACATTTGCCCTCTCCTACATCTTATCATGGCTCCTTTTTGGAATTTTGTTCTGGATCATTGCTCTCACCCATGGCGATATGAAAGAGCCCACCAATGAGCCATGTATGTATGAGGTGCGAAGCTTTACGGCAGCATTCCTTTTCTCATTAGAGACCCAGACAACCATTGGTTATGGTTTTCGTGGCATGTCCGAAAACTGCATGATCGCCATAATTTTTGTTACTATCCAAGATGTCATCAGTGTCTTCATTGATACTTTTGTCATTGGTGTAGCAGTTGCCAAGATGGCATCTGCCCGGAAGAGAGCCCAAACGGTCGGATTCAGCAAATGTGCCGTGATCAGCTTACGTGACGGCCACCTATGCCTGTCATGGCGGGTGGTAGACTTTCGAAAAAACCACATGGTGGAAGGGACAGCTTATGCACAGCTGGTCCAGCACATGGCCCATGCCTGTGGGAAAATTGACATTTCATACAAAGATCTCATCATTGAAGAAAGCAACATCATCCTGGCCACCCCTACAACCATAGTTCATAAGATCAGCCCCGACAGTCCTCTGTACAAGGTGAGCTTGCAGGACTTGAGGAAGGAGAACTTCGAGCTTGTCATGTCTTTCACCTACACGGACGACTGCACAGGCATCCTCCACCAGTCACACACATCCTACACCCCAAGTGAGATTCTGTGGGGCCAGCACTTTCAAGAGATGATAAGGGTCACCCGCAAGAACTACAGAGTGGACTACGCCCTGTTCAACCACACAGTTAAAGTCCTGGTCCCAGAATTAAGCGCAGAGAATTATGACCTAAAGAAGTGCTCTCCACAGCCAAAACACAAACCACTACACATTAGTTCTCCAACAGCAGCTGTGGAGTTGGTTAATTGGAATGGTCTCGATGCCGAAAAAGCCTCTACCAGCAGTGCCGTCCAAGAGTACAAGCTATAA